Within the Amycolatopsis solani genome, the region CGAGCCGGGCAGCGACCTGCCGCTCCCCCGCCTGGCCGCGCAGCTGTCGCACGACCTCCACGAGTCCGTGCATGCCTCCCGCGGAACCCGGCTGGCCCGCCGAGAGCTGCCCGCCGGAGGTGTTGACCGCGAGCTCGCGGGTGGCGAGCCGCTCGGCGACGAAAGCCGGCAGCTCACCCCCGGCGACCAGGCCGAGATCCTTGAGCTGGGCCAGCGCCATGGCCGGGTAGTCGTCGTACACGCTGACCACGTCGACGTCGGCGGGCCCACGGCCGGCGGCCGCCCACAGCTCGGGCGCGCAGTCGGCCAAGCCGGTGACCAGTCCGTCGCCGGTCTGGTCATCGGTGTTGTAGCGGGCCGAGACGCCCAGCACCCTGGCTCGTCGCATGCCCGCGGCCCGTTCGTCGGCCGCGACCACCACGGCGTCGGCACCCGTGACCGGCGGGACGCAGTCGTACCGGCCGAGGGGTTCGGCGACCATGGGCGCGTTCAGGTAGTCGTCGAGCGTCAGTGGCTGGCGGTAGACGGCCCCGGGGTTGAGCGATGCCCATTCCCGTTGAGCCACCGCGAGCCGCCCGTAGTCGGTACGGGTGAGCCCCTCGGCGGCCATCTGACGCTGGGTCAGCAGGGCGAAGAGGGCGTTCGGGCCGAGCATGTCGAGCGGCACCAGCTGCTCGGCGGTCGCCCGGTTGTATTCGGCCACCATCTTGAGGTGCACCTGCTGGTCCATCAGGTCGCCGGCCACGAGCACCACGACCGAGGCGTCGCCGGACTCCACGGCCCGCACGGCGTGCTGCAGCATCGTGCCCGCGCTCGCCCCGCCGTTGGTGTCCTGCATCAGCCAGCGCAGCCGCAGACCGAGCCGCCAGGCCAGGTCGACGGCGTGGTCCGGACCGAGGGTGAAGCTGCAGGCCCCGAAGCCGTCGACCTCGGAGGCCTGGATGTTCGCATCGGCGAGAGCGCGGCGGACGGCGTCGGCGAGCACCCCGTCCGTGGTCGTACCGGACGCCGGATGCCGGGTGTAGGGCGACTCCCCGGCGCCGATGACGGAGACGCCGTCGGGACGCCTCAGTGCCCGAAGGCTTCCTGCAGCCACCAGGACCCCCCATCCGAGGTGATCTTGGCGTCCAGCACCAAGGGACGGACGGGACCGGCCGACAGCCACTCCTTCACCGCGTGGACGTCCTCGGGCCGCCGGACGGTCAGCGCCTCGCACCCGTGTCCCCGGGCGAGCGCCGCGATGTCCACGTCGGGGAAGGTCACCGAGTCGACGCCGCTCGCGTCGGACCCGAAGTGGTGCACCTCGGCGCCGTACATGGCGTCGTTGTAGACGACGATCACCATGGGCAGACCCAGCCGGACGGCGGTCTCGAGCTCCGAGAGGCCCATCAGGAAGCCGCCGTCACCGCAGCCGGCCACGGGCAGCCGGTCGGGCCGCGCCAGCGCGGCCCCGATCGCGGTCGCCAGGCCCAGGCCGACGGACTGGAACGCCTGGGTGAAGCAGAACCCGTACTCGTCGGGCACGTCGAGGTACATGCTCGGGTAGCCGAGGAAGTTGCCCGAGTCCACGGAAACGATCCGCTCGGCGGGCAGGATGTCGTTGAGCGCGGCGGTCAGGCCGCGCGGGTCGACCCGCCCGTCCCCCGACGCGTCTTCGAAGCCGATCTGGTTCCAGCGCAGGCCGGACCGGATCCGCTCGGCCACCTCCGGTGTGCGGTAACCCGTGCGCCCGCCGGGCGAGTTCGCCCGCAGCCACGCGGCCGTCGCCCGTGCCGTTCCCGCGACCCCGCCCCACAGACCGAGGTCCACGTCCCGGTGTACGCCGATGGCCTCCGGGTCGAGGTCGATCTGGACCACGGTCGCGTCCGGCGCGATGAGCCTGCCGTGCCGCATGGTCCACATGTTCAGTGCGCAACCGAAGCCCACCAGCAGGTCGGCGCCGGAGATGAGTTCGGCCGTCAGTGGCGAGGAGAAGCCACCGGAGACGTCGATGTTCCAGTCGTCGCCGTTGAACATCCCGCGCGAGACGGCGGAGGTGGCGAGGAGCGCGCCCGCTTCAGCGGCCAGTTCGCGGACGGCGTCCCGGGAGCCCGGGGACCGGCCGCCGCGTCCGACGACGAAGACCGGCCGTTCGGCGCGTTCCAGCAGCTGCGCGAACGTGGCGATCTCGCTGTCGTCGGGCCGCGGTTCGACGACCCGGCGGTGCTCCCGGGCCGAACCCTCCGCTTCCAGGAGCGCGTCCTGCACGTCGAGCGGGACGTTGAGGACGACCGTGCGCCGCTGGTTGCGGCAGATCGCGAAGGCCTGGGCCACATCGTCGAGGGCGGTCCGGGGAGACCGGACGCGCAGGGCGACCGCCCCGATCCCGACGGCGATCGCCGCCTGGTCGAGCGCGAAGTTCGACTTGGGGTCGGTGGCTTCGGCGGTCAGCACCAGCAGCGGCGTCCGGCTCTTCGCGGCCTCGGTGATGCCGGTGAGGGCGTTCGTGTAACCGCAGCCCTGGTGCAGGGAGAGCACGGCGACCTCGTCGGACATCCGGGCGTACGCGTCCGCCATGGTGGCCGCGCCGCCTTCGTGACGAGCGGCGACGAAGCGGGCGCCGCCGCGCACCATCGCGTCGGTGAAGTGGAAGTTGCCGCTGCCGACCACCCCGAAGACCGCACGGACTCCGAGGTCGGTGAGCTGCCGGCCGATGGCCTCGTGGACGAGCATGGTCACTGGACGTCTCCGTTCTCTACGAGGGCCAGGATTCGCGCCGGACTGCCGGACCCACCGGCGATGCGGAGCGGGGCGACGATCAGGACGGCGCCGGTGACGGGCAGCCGGTCGAGGTTCTGCAGCTGGGTGACGCCGTACTTGCCCGCGCCCAGCAGGTGGTGGTGCACCGGGAACTGCGGGGTGAAGGTGAACGCCTGCCCGGCGTCGGTCCCGACCGTCTCCACCCCGAGCCCGACAATCGGTGCCTCGTCCGCCAGCCAGCGCGCGCATCCGGCCGTGATGCCGGGCGTGTGCGGCCCGCTCTCGTCGGCGTTGAGGAACAGCTGCTGGTCGTGCGAGCGCGCGGCCCAGCCGGTCCGGTAGAGCAGCCAGCCGCCCTCCGGCAGCGGGCCGTGGTGGTGCTGCCACTCCTCGAGGTGCTCGACCGTCAGCAGGAAGTCCGGGTCGGCGGCGCACTCGGCGGACTTGTCGATCACGACGGCGGGAGCGGCCAGGTGCCGGACCGGTACGTGCGCGACGTCCCCCTGCTCGGCGCCGGTGATCCAGTGGCACGGCGCGTCGAAGTGGGTGCCCACGTGCTCACCGGTGTGGATGGCGTTCTGGTAGGACGTGCGCCCCCGCTCGTCGTACCGGGCCAGCTCCTCCAGCTCGAAGCGGGGGATCGGCACCATGTCCGGTGGGAGGTCGAGCACCGGCGTCGACGGCGACAAGAGGGCGGTCAGGTCGACCACCTCGACGCCGCCGGACGCCAGCGCGGACGTCAGGCCGCCCAGCGGGCTCTCTGCGGTGGGTGTCCAAGACATGGCCACATCATTTGGCAGAGATCCGGCCTTGACTAATGCTTCTCCGGTCGGCGCTATGCATGATTGGGTATACCGGGGCCCAACGCTATGTTACAGAGAGATGTCGAGACATGAACGTGGACCACATCCTGGACGGCAGGCTGAAGCTGCGTCACCTCGTTCTCGTGACCGTCGTGGCCGACGAGGGCACCCTGGTCGGCGCCGCCAAGGCAATGCACGTCACCCAGCCGGCCGTGACCCGGAGCCTGCAGGAGATCGAGGCGATCATCGGCGTCGAACTCTTCGCCAGGGGCCCCCGCGGCGTCCGCCCGACCCAGTACGGCGACATCCTCATCGAGCACGCCCGCGCGGTGGTGGGCACTCTGCAAGCCGCGGCCGGACGCATCGACGGGCTCCAGCGTCTCGGCATGGAGCCGGTACGGGTCGGAACCATCCTCGCCGGCGCGTACTCCCTGCTGCCGCAGACCCTGATCCGGCTCAAAAAGGCCCACCCGCACCTCACCGTCTCGGTCGTCGAGGCGATGCCCGAGGAACTCGGCCTGCAACTCTCCCGAGGTGAGGTGGACGTACTGGTCGGCCGGCTCCAGCCGTCGACCTCGCGCGCCACTCTGCGTCACGTACGGCTCTACGAGGAACCGGTCCGCCTCGTCGTCCGGCACGAGCACCCCTGCCTCGACACACCCACCAGCGGCATCGAGGACCTCATGGACCTGCCGTGGATCCTGCCGGGCCGCAACAGCCAGCTGCGTCAGGAGATCGACGAACTCTTCGACCGCCGGGGCCTGCCCCTCCCCGCGAACATCATCGAGTGCTCGACGATCCTCACGCTGCGGGCGGTCCTGGTGGAAACCGACGCCGTCGCCCCACTCCCGATGCTGATCGGCGCACGGGACCCGCAGCTCGCCGTGCTGCCCTTGGGGCTCGACACGGTGCCGCGCGAAATCGGCATCACCACGATCGCCGACCGGCCGCCGTCCGCGAGCACCCGGCTCCTGATCAAGGAGATCGTCGCGGTGGCCCGGGGCACCGACCCCGTGCTGCTGGAGGCACAGCGGTGAGGGGAGCGTGCTCGTCTGCCCGTCCTGGATCGAGCTGCGTGGGCTCAGCGACTTGGCAGTGCGGGAGCATCAGCCTGGCACATCATCAGCTCACGGGAGCCGTCGGACGAGTAGGCTTTTTGTTTGCTGACCGCGATGTCCACGAGTTGCGAGACGGTGTCGAACCCATTGTCCCGGACTGACATGCGAACCCATATCGACCCGTCAGCGGAATACTGCCGCCTGGGCATCCGGACCGAACGACGAGCCGACGTGCACCGAGCCATCCTCACCCCGGCCTGCTCCGTGATCTGCCTCCGCAAACTCATTCTTGACCGACCACGCGGGGATGGCGTTCCCGAAACCTTTGGCGGACACTTCGACGGTGGACAAAGCAGCCGTTCACGCGGAGATGGAGCGAGCGCGCAAAAGCTTCCACGAGCTGCTCGACGCGGCGAGCGAAAGCGACCTTCGGCGTGCCAGCGCCGGCACGCGGTGGAACAACCGTCAGCTGCTGTTCCACATGCTCCTCGGCTACCTGATCATCCGCGCGTTGCTCAGGCTGGTGCGGGTGTTCGGCCGTTTGCCCGACGGAGCCAGCCGCAGGTATGCCCGGCTGCTCAACGCGGGCACCGTGCCGTTCGACGCCGTCAACTTCGCCGGTTCCTGGCTCGGCGGCACGGTGATGCCGCGTTCCTGGATGCTGGCGCTGTTCGACCGGACGATCGCGGCACTGCACCGCCGGCTGGACGGCGAGAGCGACGTCGAACTCGCCCGCGGGATGCACTACCCGACCCGGTGGGACCCGTTCTTCCAGGACTACATGACCTTGGCCGACGTGTACCGGTTCCCCACCCGGCACTTCGACTTCCACCGCGGCCAGCTGACCGTGCCCCTCGACTAGGACCCAGCCAAGAGCCCGGTGAGCAGTTCCCGCACTCTGCGATCGATCTCGTCCCGGATCGGCCGGACGGCCTCGACGCCCTTGCCCGCGGGGTCGTCCAGCTGCCAGTCCAGGTACCGCTTGCCGGGGAAGATCGGGCAGGCGTCGCCGCAGCCCATCGTGATCACGACGTCGGCGGCCTCAACCGCGTCCGTCGTCAGCTTCTTCGGCACCTCGCGGGAGAGGTCGAGCCCGATCTCGGCCATCGCCTCGCGCACGGCTGGGTTGATGCTGTCGGCGGGCGCGGAGCCGGCCGAGCGGACGTCGACCGCGCCGCCGGCGTGGTGGGCGAGCAGCGCGGCGGCCATCTGCGAGCGACCGGCGTTGTGCACGCAGACGAAGAGAACTTCAGGCTTGGGCGTCACGAGTGCTCCTGGTGAAGCGGCGCCGTAGCGCGAGGGAGACGTACACGAGGGCGACGAGCACGGGAACTTCGATCAGCGGGCCGACGACCCCGGCGAGCGCCTGCCCGCTCGTCGCGCCGAAGGTCGCGATGGCCACGGCGATGGCGAGTTCGAAGTTGTTGCCCGCGGCGGTGAAGGCGAGCGTGGTGGTCCGTTCGTAGTTCAGCCCGACGGCCTTGCCGAGCGCGTAGGAGCCGGCCCACATCAGTCCGAAGTAGACCAGCAGTGGCACCGCGATCCGCGCGACGTCGAGGGGGCGGCTGGTGATCTGGTCACCCTGCAAGGCGAAGAGGATGACGATGGTGAACAGCAGCCCGTACAGCGCGACCGGCCCGACCTTCGGCAGGAACTTGTTCTCGTACCAGTCACGGCCCTGGGCGCGTTCGCCGATGCGGCGGGTCAGGTAGCCGGCGACCAGCGGGATACCGAGGAAGATCAGCACGCTCTTGGCGATCTGCCACCCGGACACGGCGAGGTCGGCCTGCGGAAGACCGAGCCAACCCGGCAGGACCGAGAGGTAGAACCAGCCGAGCAGCCCGAACGCGAGCACCTGGAACACCGAATTCAGCGCGACGAGCACGGCGGCGGCTTCACGGTCACCGCAGGCGAGGTCGTTCCAGATGATCACCATCGCGATGCAGCGGGCGAGGCCGACGATGATCAGCCCGGTCCGGTACTCGGGC harbors:
- a CDS encoding thiolase family protein — its product is MAAGSLRALRRPDGVSVIGAGESPYTRHPASGTTTDGVLADAVRRALADANIQASEVDGFGACSFTLGPDHAVDLAWRLGLRLRWLMQDTNGGASAGTMLQHAVRAVESGDASVVVLVAGDLMDQQVHLKMVAEYNRATAEQLVPLDMLGPNALFALLTQRQMAAEGLTRTDYGRLAVAQREWASLNPGAVYRQPLTLDDYLNAPMVAEPLGRYDCVPPVTGADAVVVAADERAAGMRRARVLGVSARYNTDDQTGDGLVTGLADCAPELWAAAGRGPADVDVVSVYDDYPAMALAQLKDLGLVAGGELPAFVAERLATRELAVNTSGGQLSAGQPGSAGGMHGLVEVVRQLRGQAGERQVAARLGLFSGYGMVLYRYGACATAGLLEAAG
- a CDS encoding thiamine pyrophosphate-binding protein, with product MLVHEAIGRQLTDLGVRAVFGVVGSGNFHFTDAMVRGGARFVAARHEGGAATMADAYARMSDEVAVLSLHQGCGYTNALTGITEAAKSRTPLLVLTAEATDPKSNFALDQAAIAVGIGAVALRVRSPRTALDDVAQAFAICRNQRRTVVLNVPLDVQDALLEAEGSAREHRRVVEPRPDDSEIATFAQLLERAERPVFVVGRGGRSPGSRDAVRELAAEAGALLATSAVSRGMFNGDDWNIDVSGGFSSPLTAELISGADLLVGFGCALNMWTMRHGRLIAPDATVVQIDLDPEAIGVHRDVDLGLWGGVAGTARATAAWLRANSPGGRTGYRTPEVAERIRSGLRWNQIGFEDASGDGRVDPRGLTAALNDILPAERIVSVDSGNFLGYPSMYLDVPDEYGFCFTQAFQSVGLGLATAIGAALARPDRLPVAGCGDGGFLMGLSELETAVRLGLPMVIVVYNDAMYGAEVHHFGSDASGVDSVTFPDVDIAALARGHGCEALTVRRPEDVHAVKEWLSAGPVRPLVLDAKITSDGGSWWLQEAFGH
- a CDS encoding cyclase family protein, whose amino-acid sequence is MSWTPTAESPLGGLTSALASGGVEVVDLTALLSPSTPVLDLPPDMVPIPRFELEELARYDERGRTSYQNAIHTGEHVGTHFDAPCHWITGAEQGDVAHVPVRHLAAPAVVIDKSAECAADPDFLLTVEHLEEWQHHHGPLPEGGWLLYRTGWAARSHDQQLFLNADESGPHTPGITAGCARWLADEAPIVGLGVETVGTDAGQAFTFTPQFPVHHHLLGAGKYGVTQLQNLDRLPVTGAVLIVAPLRIAGGSGSPARILALVENGDVQ
- a CDS encoding LysR substrate-binding domain-containing protein, encoding MNVDHILDGRLKLRHLVLVTVVADEGTLVGAAKAMHVTQPAVTRSLQEIEAIIGVELFARGPRGVRPTQYGDILIEHARAVVGTLQAAAGRIDGLQRLGMEPVRVGTILAGAYSLLPQTLIRLKKAHPHLTVSVVEAMPEELGLQLSRGEVDVLVGRLQPSTSRATLRHVRLYEEPVRLVVRHEHPCLDTPTSGIEDLMDLPWILPGRNSQLRQEIDELFDRRGLPLPANIIECSTILTLRAVLVETDAVAPLPMLIGARDPQLAVLPLGLDTVPREIGITTIADRPPSASTRLLIKEIVAVARGTDPVLLEAQR
- a CDS encoding DinB family protein; the protein is MDKAAVHAEMERARKSFHELLDAASESDLRRASAGTRWNNRQLLFHMLLGYLIIRALLRLVRVFGRLPDGASRRYARLLNAGTVPFDAVNFAGSWLGGTVMPRSWMLALFDRTIAALHRRLDGESDVELARGMHYPTRWDPFFQDYMTLADVYRFPTRHFDFHRGQLTVPLD
- a CDS encoding arsenate reductase ArsC; translated protein: MTPKPEVLFVCVHNAGRSQMAAALLAHHAGGAVDVRSAGSAPADSINPAVREAMAEIGLDLSREVPKKLTTDAVEAADVVITMGCGDACPIFPGKRYLDWQLDDPAGKGVEAVRPIRDEIDRRVRELLTGLLAGS
- the arsB gene encoding ACR3 family arsenite efflux transporter, with product MTTVEAPPRLSTLDKFLPVWIAAAMVAGLLAGRGIPGLNTALSAVQIDGISLPIALGLLVMMYPVLAKVRYDRLGTVTRDRRLLWPSLVLNWLVGPALMFALAWLLLPDLPEYRTGLIIVGLARCIAMVIIWNDLACGDREAAAVLVALNSVFQVLAFGLLGWFYLSVLPGWLGLPQADLAVSGWQIAKSVLIFLGIPLVAGYLTRRIGERAQGRDWYENKFLPKVGPVALYGLLFTIVILFALQGDQITSRPLDVARIAVPLLVYFGLMWAGSYALGKAVGLNYERTTTLAFTAAGNNFELAIAVAIATFGATSGQALAGVVGPLIEVPVLVALVYVSLALRRRFTRSTRDAQA